Proteins encoded together in one Schumannella luteola window:
- a CDS encoding ABC transporter permease, whose protein sequence is MWDYISTRLDAIGFSAWQHLSLVVQCLVLAVVIAVVIAALVYRSPALTSVANSVSAIGLTIPAFALVGLMIAPFGFGVTPAVVVVTFFAVLPVLRNAIVGLGGVDPSLVESARGIGMSRMRTFLRVELPMAWPVILGGIRVSAQMIMGIAAVAAYVLGPGMGGFIFSGLSRLGGAGATESIVVGVVGVVLLALVLDLLLVGLGRLTTPRGIRV, encoded by the coding sequence ATGTGGGATTACATCTCGACCCGACTCGACGCCATCGGTTTCTCGGCCTGGCAGCACCTCTCTCTCGTCGTGCAGTGCCTCGTGCTCGCCGTCGTCATCGCGGTCGTGATCGCCGCACTCGTCTACCGCAGCCCCGCGCTGACCTCGGTCGCGAACAGCGTCTCGGCGATCGGCCTCACGATCCCCGCCTTCGCGCTCGTCGGCCTGATGATCGCTCCCTTCGGCTTCGGCGTGACGCCGGCGGTCGTGGTCGTGACCTTCTTCGCCGTGCTGCCCGTGCTGCGTAACGCGATCGTCGGGCTCGGCGGCGTCGATCCCTCGCTCGTCGAGTCGGCCCGCGGCATCGGCATGAGCCGCATGCGCACCTTCCTGCGGGTCGAGCTGCCGATGGCCTGGCCGGTCATCCTCGGCGGCATCCGCGTCTCCGCCCAGATGATCATGGGCATCGCCGCCGTGGCCGCCTACGTGCTCGGCCCCGGCATGGGCGGCTTCATCTTCTCCGGCCTGTCGCGTCTCGGCGGCGCCGGAGCGACCGAGTCGATCGTCGTCGGCGTCGTCGGCGTCGTGCTGCTGGCGCTCGTGCTCGACCTGCTTCTCGTCGGCCTGGGCCGACTGACCACCCCGAGAGGAATCCGTGTCTGA
- a CDS encoding ABC transporter ATP-binding protein, producing MSDTTTTIEQPSAEVSGRPIRLDDVTKRYPGQTKPAVDGITLEIPAGKVVMFVGPSGCGKTTTLKMINRLIEPTNGRIVLGDEDVTAIDGDELRRRIGYVIQAGGLFPHMTVATNIGLVPKMLGWSKERIAARVDELLDLVSLDPDTYRDRYPRELSGGQQQRVGVARALAADPPVLLMDEPFGAVDPITRQRLQDELIRIQEEVQKTMVIVTHDFDEAVKLGDWIVVFEEGARIVQYDTPERILAEPANEFVENFIGSGAGLKQLTLRRVREVDVADAVVVKPGTTGKDALQQAENAGHGHVVVVDDRERPLQWLSRRQLARIDVIDSRLDPALPVVSAAATLNDALDTMLVTSVGAALVTGRRERFEGVIDVETVMEAIRDARANAANSEGAPVGMNSGSIGLTPSLIAAGEAAQAAHAADDAEPADTAAADDTERGAAG from the coding sequence GTGTCTGATACGACCACGACGATCGAGCAGCCCTCCGCCGAGGTGAGCGGGCGCCCCATCCGGCTCGACGACGTCACGAAGCGCTACCCGGGGCAGACCAAGCCCGCCGTCGACGGCATCACGCTCGAGATCCCGGCCGGCAAGGTCGTCATGTTCGTCGGCCCCTCCGGCTGCGGCAAGACGACGACCCTGAAGATGATCAACCGGCTCATCGAGCCGACGAACGGCCGCATCGTGCTCGGCGACGAGGATGTGACGGCGATCGACGGCGACGAGCTGCGTCGCCGCATCGGCTACGTCATCCAGGCCGGCGGTCTCTTCCCGCACATGACCGTCGCGACGAACATCGGCCTCGTGCCGAAGATGCTCGGCTGGTCGAAGGAGCGCATCGCGGCGCGAGTGGATGAGCTGCTCGACCTCGTCTCGCTCGACCCCGACACCTACCGCGACCGCTACCCGCGCGAGCTCTCCGGCGGTCAGCAGCAGCGCGTCGGCGTGGCCCGCGCCCTCGCCGCCGACCCGCCCGTGCTGCTGATGGACGAGCCCTTCGGCGCCGTCGACCCGATCACGCGTCAGCGTCTGCAGGACGAGCTGATCCGCATCCAGGAGGAAGTGCAGAAGACGATGGTCATCGTCACGCACGACTTCGACGAGGCCGTGAAGCTCGGCGACTGGATCGTGGTGTTCGAAGAGGGCGCGCGCATCGTGCAGTACGACACCCCCGAGCGCATCCTCGCCGAGCCGGCGAACGAGTTCGTCGAGAACTTCATCGGCTCGGGCGCCGGCCTGAAGCAGCTCACGCTGCGCCGCGTGCGCGAGGTGGATGTGGCCGACGCGGTCGTCGTGAAGCCCGGCACCACCGGCAAGGACGCGCTGCAGCAGGCCGAGAACGCCGGTCACGGCCACGTCGTGGTCGTCGATGACCGCGAGCGCCCGCTGCAGTGGCTCTCGCGCCGCCAGCTGGCCCGCATCGACGTGATCGACTCGCGCCTCGACCCGGCGCTGCCGGTCGTGTCGGCCGCCGCGACGCTCAACGACGCGCTCGACACGATGCTCGTCACGAGCGTCGGCGCCGCCCTGGTCACCGGGCGCCGCGAGCGCTTCGAGGGCGTCATCGACGTCGAGACGGTCATGGAGGCGATCCGGGATGCGCGCGCGAACGCCGCGAACTCCGAGGGCGCGCCCGTCGGCATGAACTCCGGCTCGATCGGGCTGACCCCGTCGCTCATCGCGGCCGGCGAGGCGGCGCAGGCCGCGCACGCGGCCGACGACGCCGAACCCGCCGACACCGCTGCGGCCGACGACACCGAGCGAGGCGCCGCCGGATGA
- a CDS encoding ABC transporter permease, whose product MTDTATRVESSRKSGWRSLIIQIVAILAVLAAVCIWIAVAPLSATERGTLAPAALWNSTVQHLSLTFVSGVIVLVIAIPLGVLLTRKPLRKAAGPILAIANFGQAAPAIGLVVLLSVFISSGYWASITALVLYAALPVLRNTMLGIRAVDQRLIEAGRGMGMSAVAVLFRVELPLAVPVMLSGVRTALVLLVGTATLAAFVNGGGLGLLITTGVSLYLYTVLLAGAVIVALLALVVDWAGRVVEHVARPKGL is encoded by the coding sequence ATGACCGACACCGCCACCCGCGTCGAGTCCAGCCGGAAGAGCGGCTGGCGCTCGCTGATCATCCAGATCGTCGCGATCCTCGCCGTGCTCGCCGCGGTGTGCATCTGGATCGCCGTCGCCCCGCTCAGCGCGACCGAGCGCGGCACCCTCGCGCCCGCCGCGCTCTGGAACTCGACCGTGCAGCACCTCTCGCTGACCTTCGTGTCGGGCGTGATCGTGCTCGTCATCGCGATCCCGCTCGGTGTGCTGCTCACCCGCAAGCCGCTGCGCAAGGCGGCCGGCCCGATCCTCGCGATCGCGAACTTCGGCCAGGCCGCGCCGGCGATCGGCCTCGTCGTGCTGCTCTCGGTGTTCATCAGCTCGGGCTACTGGGCGTCGATCACCGCGCTCGTGCTCTACGCGGCGCTGCCGGTGCTGCGCAACACGATGCTCGGCATCCGCGCCGTCGACCAGCGCCTCATCGAGGCCGGCCGCGGCATGGGGATGAGCGCCGTGGCGGTGCTGTTCCGCGTCGAGCTGCCGCTGGCCGTGCCGGTCATGCTCTCGGGCGTGCGAACCGCGCTCGTGCTGCTCGTCGGCACCGCCACCCTGGCCGCCTTCGTCAACGGCGGCGGGCTCGGCCTGCTGATCACGACGGGCGTCAGCCTCTACCTCTACACCGTGCTTCTCGCCGGCGCCGTCATCGTCGCGCTGCTCGCCCTCGTCGTCGACTGGGCCGGCCGCGTCGTCGAGCACGTCGCCCGACCGAAGGGACTGTGA
- a CDS encoding glycine betaine ABC transporter substrate-binding protein, producing the protein MRTRTRTSTRAAARPRTARPAASTSARLRRRGIAAGALAAAALVALTGCGLQSAAAYAPDAAPGSIKKIDGLPADATITVTSKNFTEQLVLGKIAVISAKAAGFQVVDKTNVPGSVPVRQLMLAHDADMTWEYTGTAWLTFLGHEQGIPDKQEQYDAVRKADAKSGLTWLPPAPLNNTYALAVRSEAVEELGVTKLSDIAKLPVDQRTICVESEFNSRSDGLTPMLKKYGLERGAADGVPDSNIKIYDTGAVYTATDKGAACNFGEVYTTDGRIKSLDLTVLEDDKKFFPAYNVAPVLQTATLKKYPQLEKVFEQISPKLTDETLQELNLRVDEGGEDPGDVAFDFLKKNGFVTEP; encoded by the coding sequence ATGCGCACCCGCACCCGCACCAGCACCCGCGCCGCCGCTCGCCCCCGCACCGCGCGCCCCGCCGCATCCACCTCGGCCCGTCTGCGCCGCCGCGGCATCGCGGCCGGCGCGCTGGCCGCGGCCGCGCTCGTCGCGCTGACCGGATGCGGCCTGCAGTCGGCCGCCGCCTACGCGCCCGACGCGGCGCCCGGCTCGATCAAGAAGATCGACGGACTGCCCGCCGATGCCACGATCACGGTCACGTCGAAGAACTTCACCGAGCAGCTCGTGCTCGGCAAGATCGCCGTGATCTCGGCCAAGGCCGCCGGCTTCCAGGTCGTCGACAAGACGAACGTGCCCGGCAGCGTTCCGGTGCGGCAGCTGATGCTCGCGCACGACGCCGACATGACGTGGGAGTACACCGGCACCGCCTGGCTGACCTTCCTCGGTCACGAGCAGGGCATCCCCGACAAGCAGGAGCAGTACGACGCCGTGCGCAAGGCGGATGCGAAGTCGGGCCTGACCTGGCTGCCGCCCGCGCCGCTGAACAACACCTACGCCCTCGCGGTGCGATCGGAGGCGGTGGAGGAGCTCGGCGTGACCAAGCTCAGCGACATCGCGAAGCTGCCGGTCGACCAGCGCACGATCTGCGTCGAGTCGGAGTTCAACTCGCGCAGCGACGGCCTCACGCCGATGCTGAAGAAGTACGGCCTCGAGCGCGGCGCCGCCGACGGCGTGCCCGACTCGAACATCAAGATCTACGACACCGGCGCCGTCTACACGGCCACCGACAAGGGCGCGGCCTGCAACTTCGGCGAGGTCTACACGACCGACGGCCGCATCAAGAGCCTCGACCTCACCGTGCTCGAGGATGACAAGAAGTTCTTCCCGGCCTACAACGTCGCCCCGGTGCTGCAGACGGCGACGCTGAAGAAGTACCCGCAGCTCGAGAAGGTGTTCGAGCAGATCAGCCCGAAGCTCACCGACGAGACCCTGCAGGAGCTCAACCTGCGCGTCGACGAGGGCGGCGAGGATCCGGGCGACGTCGCCTTCGACTTCCTCAAGAAGAACGGCTTCGTCACGGAACCCTGA
- a CDS encoding metal-dependent transcriptional regulator — translation MTIDAAAARDREPSRMEEDYLTIVWKAYEWPGDRPTTTDLAARLGVTPSTVSANLKKLARDALIEYEPYGSIQLTDAGRAIATKVVRRHRIIETYLVERLGFGWDEVHDEADRLEHAVSDLVLERMDAELGHPAADPHGDPIPGVDGSIPFADAPTLAAVAAGRRVRVLRVADRHPEVLRYLADKGVAVGTELVVVTAMDAVGAMRVRHAPVGDAALAEGEGAAAPGTTDGAELELSAVAAESIRALPL, via the coding sequence ATGACGATCGATGCGGCGGCCGCCCGAGACCGCGAGCCCAGCCGCATGGAGGAGGACTACCTCACCATCGTCTGGAAGGCCTACGAGTGGCCGGGCGACCGGCCCACCACGACCGACCTCGCCGCGCGCCTCGGCGTCACGCCGTCGACCGTCTCGGCGAACCTGAAGAAGCTCGCCCGCGACGCGCTCATCGAGTACGAGCCCTACGGCTCGATCCAGCTGACGGATGCCGGCCGGGCGATCGCGACGAAGGTCGTGCGCCGGCACCGCATCATCGAGACCTACCTGGTCGAGCGGCTCGGCTTCGGCTGGGACGAGGTGCACGACGAGGCCGACCGCCTCGAGCACGCGGTGAGCGACCTCGTGCTCGAGCGCATGGACGCCGAGCTCGGGCACCCGGCCGCCGACCCGCACGGCGACCCGATCCCGGGTGTCGACGGCAGCATCCCCTTCGCCGACGCGCCGACGCTCGCCGCCGTCGCGGCCGGGCGCCGGGTGCGTGTGCTGCGCGTCGCCGACCGGCACCCCGAGGTGCTGCGCTACCTCGCCGACAAGGGCGTCGCGGTCGGCACCGAGTTGGTGGTCGTCACGGCGATGGATGCGGTCGGGGCGATGCGCGTGCGGCACGCGCCCGTCGGCGACGCCGCGCTCGCGGAGGGCGAGGGCGCCGCTGCCCCGGGAACGACGGACGGCGCCGAGCTGGAGCTCAGCGCCGTCGCGGCGGAGTCGATCCGCGCCCTCCCGCTCTGA
- a CDS encoding sodium:proton exchanger, with protein MPAELIRRILICLVIAAPAIAFRVTGFRPDPVVDLLVFGAAVVAAAFLLAWAAEAAQKDISGALAIAILAFIAVLPEYAVDLFYAFRSGSEPEYAQFAAANMTGSNRLLLGFGWPLVVITALIVARRMTTKAMRSGAVAAKPARAAHALELPKENRLDIGFLALLSIAAFAIPLLGTIPIWLGALLVVTFGLYLWRASKNHSDDDGEEEFVGGAALIAELPTRARRATVIALFVVAAAIILSSAEPFAEALVSSGSSLGIDSYFLVQWLAPLASEAPEFIVATMFALRGMGGAAIGTLIASKVNQWSLLVGSLPVAHGLGGGGWALELDARQVEEFVLTASQTVMGVAIILALRFHWWSAAALAGLFAVQFFVPDENGRYVLSVIHLVIAVGALIVHRRDIVPTLAAPFRRARPVDAEITGRDGDAGGPATGQQAAVASQR; from the coding sequence ATGCCCGCCGAGCTCATCCGCAGAATCCTGATCTGCCTTGTGATCGCCGCCCCCGCGATCGCCTTCCGCGTCACCGGCTTCCGACCCGATCCGGTCGTCGACCTGCTCGTCTTCGGCGCCGCCGTCGTGGCCGCCGCGTTCCTGCTCGCCTGGGCCGCCGAGGCCGCCCAGAAGGACATCTCCGGCGCGCTCGCGATCGCGATCCTCGCCTTCATCGCCGTGCTGCCCGAATACGCGGTCGACCTCTTCTACGCCTTCCGCTCCGGCTCCGAGCCCGAGTACGCGCAGTTCGCCGCCGCCAACATGACCGGATCGAATCGGCTGCTGCTCGGCTTCGGCTGGCCGCTCGTCGTGATCACCGCGCTGATCGTCGCGCGGCGGATGACGACGAAGGCGATGCGGTCCGGGGCGGTCGCCGCGAAGCCGGCCCGCGCGGCGCACGCCCTCGAGCTGCCGAAGGAGAACCGCCTCGACATCGGCTTCCTCGCCCTGCTCTCGATCGCCGCCTTCGCGATCCCGCTGCTCGGCACGATCCCGATCTGGCTCGGCGCCCTGCTCGTCGTCACCTTCGGCCTCTACCTCTGGCGCGCCAGCAAGAACCACTCCGACGACGACGGCGAGGAAGAGTTCGTCGGCGGGGCCGCGCTCATCGCCGAGCTGCCGACCCGCGCCCGCCGCGCGACCGTGATCGCCCTGTTCGTCGTGGCCGCCGCCATCATCCTCAGCTCGGCCGAGCCCTTCGCCGAGGCGCTCGTCTCCTCGGGCTCGTCGCTCGGCATCGACAGCTACTTCCTCGTGCAGTGGCTCGCGCCGCTCGCCTCCGAGGCGCCCGAGTTCATCGTCGCGACGATGTTCGCCCTGCGCGGGATGGGCGGCGCCGCGATCGGCACGCTCATCGCCTCGAAGGTCAACCAGTGGAGCCTGCTCGTCGGCTCGCTGCCGGTCGCCCACGGTCTCGGCGGCGGCGGATGGGCGCTCGAGCTCGACGCCCGCCAGGTCGAGGAGTTCGTGCTCACCGCCAGCCAGACCGTGATGGGCGTCGCGATCATCCTCGCCCTGCGCTTCCACTGGTGGTCGGCGGCGGCGCTCGCCGGACTCTTCGCGGTGCAGTTCTTCGTGCCCGACGAGAACGGGCGCTACGTGCTCAGCGTCATCCACCTCGTGATCGCCGTCGGCGCGCTGATCGTGCACCGGCGCGACATCGTGCCGACGCTGGCGGCGCCGTTCCGGCGGGCGCGGCCGGTCGATGCTGAGATCACTGGGCGCGACGGGGATGCGGGCGGGCCCGCGACGGGGCAGCAGGCGGCAGTAGCCTCTCAGCGATGA